The Inediibacterium massiliense genome includes the window ATTAGCCAGTGGAATTCCTTTACTGCAAGCCTTAGATATTATATCTGAAATTGTTGGAAATACAGTGGTTCAAAAAGAAATTTTAATTGCGAAAGAAGATATAAAAAAAGGGATCAACCTTTCTAGTATGATTGAAAAAATCAGTGTCTTTCCTCCAATGCTTCACGCTATGATTCGTATTGGAGAAGAATCTGGTTCTTTAGATGATATATTAGATGAAACTGCAAACTTTTATGATGAAGAAGTAGAAGTAGCTCTTCAAAAGATCACTACACTGATAGAACCTCTTATGATTGTAGTGATGGCTGTCATTGTGGGCAGTATTATTATTGCTATGCTTCTGCCTATGATTGATATGGTCAACACCATTTCAGTATAAATAATTTGTAAGAAATGACCCATGTGTTGTTTCAGCATTAAAAATTAAAGGAGGGAATAAAATGATTCAAATGTTTAGTAAAAAATTAAAAAACAAAAAAGGAGTTACTTTAGTAGAATTGATTGTAGTTATTGCAGTTATTGGTATATTAGCAGGTATTGCAGTTCCAAAATTCTCAGGTTTTACAGATAAGGCAAAAAAAGCAACGGATGACCAGTTAATCGCAGTTATTAAAAAAGGACTTCAAATGGATTGGGCAACAGAGAAGATTAAAGATACTACTATAACAGTTACAGTAAAAAAGGAGGAACCTAACAGATATACGCCTCATGTAATTTGGATCAAAGATAATAAGTATATAGATACTGAAAAATTATTGAAAACTTATACTGATGAAATTAAGTTTCAACATTATGAGGGAAAGATTGAGTTTAAAGTTGCAAAAGATGGCACAGTAACTTCAAATGAAGATGATACGGACAAAGATGATTAAAATTTATCGAAATAATCATCAAAATAAAAATAATTTAAAGATCCGAGGATTGATAAAATGAAACTACTCATTTTTATATTTGGACTGTTTATAGGATCTTTCTTAAATGTATGCATTTATAGAATTCCTAAAGGGGAATCGATTA containing:
- a CDS encoding type II secretion system protein — translated: MIQMFSKKLKNKKGVTLVELIVVIAVIGILAGIAVPKFSGFTDKAKKATDDQLIAVIKKGLQMDWATEKIKDTTITVTVKKEEPNRYTPHVIWIKDNKYIDTEKLLKTYTDEIKFQHYEGKIEFKVAKDGTVTSNEDDTDKDD